A genomic region of Candidatus Schekmanbacteria bacterium contains the following coding sequences:
- a CDS encoding phenylalanine--tRNA ligase subunit alpha → MKKKLEELQKEFLKKIKSLKKVEEVEALRVKYLGRKGELTNVLKSLKELSDDEKRTVGKKANELKKLFAEKIESTIKELKERKIAESETKTAIDITLPGRRFQRGSFHPVTIIMGEIMDIFATMGFEIEDGPEVEEDYYNFEALNIPADHPARDMQDTFYISDDILLRTHTSPVQIRTYLKKKPPIKILAPGKVFRRDADISHTPMFHQIEGFYVDEEVSFADLKGTLEVFIHKLFGKNANIRFRPSFFPFTEPSAEVDVECVICGGKGCRVCKNSGWIEILGCGMVHPNVFEAVNYDINKYTGFAFGMGIERIAMIKFGIDDIRLFYENDLRFLKQFKARMK, encoded by the coding sequence ATGAAGAAAAAACTTGAAGAGCTTCAAAAAGAGTTCTTAAAGAAAATAAAGTCCCTCAAGAAGGTAGAAGAAGTAGAAGCTCTGCGAGTCAAATATCTCGGAAGAAAAGGCGAGCTCACAAATGTCCTGAAATCCTTGAAAGAACTTTCAGACGACGAGAAGAGAACTGTCGGTAAAAAAGCGAATGAACTGAAAAAGCTCTTTGCTGAAAAAATTGAAAGTACAATAAAAGAGCTGAAAGAACGCAAAATAGCGGAAAGTGAGACAAAGACTGCTATTGATATTACTTTGCCGGGAAGAAGATTTCAAAGAGGGTCGTTTCATCCTGTCACAATCATTATGGGTGAGATAATGGATATATTTGCTACTATGGGATTTGAAATCGAAGATGGCCCTGAAGTTGAAGAAGATTATTATAATTTTGAAGCTCTTAACATCCCTGCAGACCATCCGGCAAGAGATATGCAGGACACTTTTTATATCAGTGATGATATTCTTTTAAGGACTCATACATCTCCTGTACAAATTAGGACATATCTCAAAAAAAAGCCGCCTATAAAGATTTTAGCACCGGGCAAGGTTTTTCGGCGGGATGCGGATATATCTCATACTCCAATGTTTCATCAGATAGAAGGATTTTATGTTGATGAGGAGGTCTCATTTGCAGATTTGAAGGGTACACTTGAAGTATTCATTCATAAACTTTTCGGCAAAAATGCAAACATAAGATTTAGGCCAAGTTTTTTCCCTTTTACTGAGCCAAGCGCTGAAGTTGATGTTGAATGCGTAATCTGTGGTGGGAAAGGGTGTAGAGTATGCAAAAACTCAGGATGGATTGAAATTCTCGGCTGTGGTATGGTGCATCCCAACGTCTTCGAAGCCGTTAACTATGATATCAATAAGTACACCGGTTTTGCCTTCGGAATGGGAATCGAGCGAATAGCAATGATTAAATTTGGGATAGATGACATTCGGCTTTTTTATGAAAACGACTTGAGATTTTTAAAGCAATTTAAGGCAAGAATGAAATGA